One window from the genome of Marinobacter sp. LV10R510-11A encodes:
- a CDS encoding formate/nitrite transporter family protein, which translates to MGDGETDRNISSEKKAKKSADDQEARAKAQDRESREQTPTSSEKSLTPKERDTVSEHGNLSPLTLYSIVLREGEDELQRPKISLWWSGVAAGVGISTSVLVEGIIRSNLGADHPYLTLIESLGYTFGFVLVILCRLQLFTENTITVVLPVLAEPTRNRFYCTARLWGIVLTANLCGTFLTATIGVHGGIFTADTLSAILEISHHLATLTPTETFLRGIPAGFFIAAMVWMLPSAKGSQVLVIIMFTWLIAAGGFTHVIAGSNEIFTLVLNGDMNIFTALIYHISPVLLGNILGGTGLFAMLAYGQVHEEM; encoded by the coding sequence ATGGGTGATGGGGAAACCGATCGTAATATCTCCTCCGAAAAGAAAGCCAAGAAATCTGCGGACGATCAAGAGGCTCGTGCCAAGGCTCAGGATCGTGAATCCCGGGAACAGACACCCACGTCTAGCGAGAAATCACTGACTCCGAAAGAGCGTGATACCGTATCCGAGCATGGCAATCTATCGCCGTTGACTCTCTATTCTATTGTCCTGCGCGAGGGCGAAGACGAGCTACAACGCCCGAAAATTTCACTCTGGTGGTCAGGTGTGGCAGCGGGAGTCGGGATTTCGACCTCGGTTCTCGTTGAAGGGATTATCCGCTCCAATCTAGGCGCAGATCACCCCTACTTAACGTTGATTGAAAGCCTGGGCTACACGTTCGGGTTTGTTCTGGTGATCCTGTGTCGGCTTCAACTGTTCACTGAAAATACCATCACGGTGGTGCTGCCGGTTCTTGCCGAGCCTACGCGTAACCGGTTTTATTGCACCGCGCGCCTTTGGGGAATTGTGCTTACGGCCAATTTGTGTGGCACGTTTTTAACCGCCACCATCGGCGTTCACGGAGGCATTTTTACCGCAGACACCCTCTCGGCGATTCTGGAGATCTCGCACCACTTGGCAACGTTGACTCCCACTGAGACATTTTTACGGGGGATTCCAGCAGGATTTTTCATAGCGGCAATGGTGTGGATGCTGCCTTCGGCGAAGGGATCCCAAGTGTTGGTTATCATCATGTTTACATGGCTGATCGCGGCGGGTGGCTTTACCCACGTGATTGCCGGGTCAAATGAAATTTTTACTCTGGTGCTCAATGGCGACATGAATATCTTCACCGCCTTGATCTACCATATTTCTCCGGTACTCCTTGGCAATATTCTCGGCGGGACAGGTTTATTCGCGATGCTGGCCTATGGTCAAGTTCATGAAGAAATGTGA
- a CDS encoding GH36-type glycosyl hydrolase domain-containing protein, giving the protein MATVDSYRGWRGGLSAGFPRIYDLGLELISHMDGRVDIDNTTQFVAAYQTAEPLQLGELWAFPIMLRLALLENLRRVAVRIASRREDLDAAITWADRMLTTAEKEPGRLVHLLAEFAQADVPLTAPFVEEFYARLQLQGPALAFVQAWVEQKLHEQGVTASQLSQAASRTAAANQVSIANSIGSLRFIGATDWKHFVETLSVVEKILKKDPAGTHAGQDFATRDRYRHVVEDIARDSPHREWEVTREAIDLAQGAAKRLGPHDRSAHVGCYLIDQGRPSLEQAVGCCLSWKTRASRMGGPHRLFLYLTPILLLTSLTATLVQFPFGGFVPGDWRYWLFAITGFIGASGLAVSLVNRVVTTFLPPGGLPRLDFSKGIPDSERTMVVVPTLLCRTQDVDDLLEALEIRYLGNRDRNLFFALLTDCHDASQCSLPEDEPLLEYARVAIDVLNATYSDDRPCIFYLFHRPRVWNPVERVWMGYERKRGKLEQFNALLRGEGQTAFSERIGDPSILESIKYVITLDTDTQLPRDSARALVGNMAHPLNRPVYDASKGRVVAGYAILQPRASISLTSAGQSRFTKLFAGEAGIDPYTREISDVYQDIFGEGSFIGKGIYDVDAFRQAVDGRFPNNLILSHDLLEGGYARSALVTDVDLIEEHPASYTQETSRRHRWIRGDWQLAGWLRSSVPGPGKTRQPNPLSALSRWKIADNLRRSLVSPALLFLLVAGWLLGPGPAWFWLLLVASIVFVPALFGILIEFIRKPEERNWRLHLILASQSVLRPLFVTMLAWVFLPYEALVSLDAILRSGIRMLFTQRGLLLWQLRSYGVRNARKTPVDFFREMWGAPTVSVLLAIALWQTRSAEWIYWTPTLLVWLLSPIIGWWISTPLQTPDSKLTADQRAFLRMSARRTWRFFTDFVSPLDNWLPPDNFQEYPVPVIASRTSPTNIGMALLADLAAYDFGYIHAGEALSRIENTLLTMEKLERFRGHFYNWYDTRTLQPLRPNYVSSVDSGNLAGSLLTLQAGLAELKDAPILSENAFQGLQDTLHVFTKYVSATLAQELSDKISLLDDTLRVLIIYGPPQTLIATDSALSELHRIGGLVAWLPIDTNTRSELYYWARAFDQQSLALRDDLRELAPEPGYFDTMPTLLTLAGAGGPGYKSAIERLRRIDSLVGRCRELAVMDFEFLYDTARSLLTIGYDVGERRRDPSCYDLLASEARQASFLLIAQGQVPQKHWFALGRLLTSHGGDVSLISWSGSMFEYLMPQLIMPSYENTLLDQTCKSVVSRQIEYGRQRAVPWGISESCYNASDMHQVYQYRAFGVPGLGLKRGLGDDLVIAPYASALALMVMPLEACRNLQVLAENGFLGNYGFYEAIDYTPSRVPQGKQHAVVRTFMAHHQGMSLLAFEHLLLDQPMQRRFMSDPLVRATQLLLHERVPKQGATLYPHSSEVSAAARPPSAEADAIMRVFTDLNTPLPEVHLLSNGRYHVMATHTGGGYSRWQDLAVTRWREDATADNWGAFIYLRDRDTGRYWSTAYQPTLRKPEHYEAIFVKARAEYRRRDEAIDSHTEISVSPEDDVEIRRVTLTNQSSKIRHIEVTSYAEVVLAPLNADLAHRAFSNLFVQTEILPKQQAILCTRRPRTPGEQVPWMFHLLAAPDANIDQPSYETDRSRFIGRGRTAANPTVLDHIDKLPRSSKGLINEGAHRLSNSAGPVLDPIVAIRSTLTLEPDESASVQLISGVADTREAALALLEKYCDRHFIDRAFEMAWCQSQEVLRLINTTEADAQVYARLASSVIYAHALRRAAPSMIARNQSGQSGLWRFAISGDLPIVLLRIGNLNRIDLVKQMLQAHAYWRMKGLSVDLVILNEDFSGYRADLQDRIIGLINTGPEAEIIDKPGGVFVRRADELSEEDRVLFMTVARVVITDTAETLAEQVGRRALVERVPDRPLPFAQTVVEPETERAQALPAHERIFCNGLGGFTPDGREYVITLEPGQTTPAPWVNVIASPYIGTVVSESGGVYTWVENAHEFRLTTWHNDPLSDSSGEALYIRDEDTGAFWSPTPMPAPTHSQSASGYVCRHGFGYSVFEHDEAGIYSELATYVAMDAPVKLVVVKLRNHSSRPRRISLTGYWELVLGEWRHANLMHIVTEKDPHSGALFARNAYGRECANRVVFAHVNHDGIGERVQTLTGNRSEFIGRNGSLTSPAALHRTHLSGRVGAGLDPCAALQTQIELAEDQEREIVFVFGAASNTDEAQHFIQRFSGPAGAREALESVSEYWSHTLGAVQVETPNPAMDVFVNGWLLYQTLSCRLWGRSGYYQSGGAFGFRDQLQDTLALIHATPLLAREQLLRCAGRQFTQGDVQHWWHPPRGQGVRTHFSDDYLWLPYATCRYVLATGDTDVLEEQVHFLEGRELYPDEEAYYDQPQRSAESASLYEHCVRAIKHGLRFGVHQLPLMGCGDWNDGMNLVGRHGKGESVWLAWFLYENLQQFARLAHERGDTGFAELCSGQAERLVGNIEAHAWDGDWYKRAWFDDGTPLGSSENDECQIDSISQSWAVLSGGGDPKRARQAMASVDQRLVRRDAQLIQLLDPPFDKSVLEPGYIKGYVPGVRENGGQYTHAAIWATMAFSELGDRERAWELFDMLNPVNHSSEPDAMELYKVEPYVMCADVYGAPPHTGRGGWTWYTGAAGWMYRLAVESLLGLKLEKDHLIITPCVPEHWDEYTIHYRYRETLYHITVKCNGEQSEQAGQVMLDGARVTTISEDRAGGLQHIVPLMDDQREHHVVVHVR; this is encoded by the coding sequence GTGGCTACAGTCGACAGCTACCGCGGCTGGCGGGGGGGGCTGTCTGCCGGTTTTCCGCGCATCTACGATCTGGGCCTAGAACTGATTTCGCACATGGACGGTCGCGTCGATATCGACAACACCACCCAATTCGTCGCTGCCTACCAGACCGCTGAACCGCTCCAACTTGGCGAGCTGTGGGCGTTTCCGATTATGCTGCGGCTCGCGTTACTGGAAAACCTTCGTCGAGTGGCGGTGCGAATAGCAAGCCGGCGAGAAGATCTCGATGCGGCCATCACTTGGGCGGATCGCATGCTTACAACGGCCGAAAAGGAGCCCGGCCGCCTTGTTCATTTGTTAGCCGAGTTTGCCCAAGCTGACGTACCGTTGACGGCCCCCTTTGTAGAGGAATTCTACGCCAGACTGCAACTGCAGGGGCCAGCGCTTGCTTTTGTGCAGGCGTGGGTTGAACAAAAGCTGCATGAGCAGGGCGTGACCGCAAGCCAATTGTCTCAGGCCGCCAGCCGAACAGCTGCTGCTAATCAGGTGTCCATTGCCAACAGCATTGGCAGTCTGCGTTTCATCGGCGCAACGGATTGGAAGCATTTCGTTGAGACGCTCAGTGTCGTCGAAAAAATATTGAAAAAAGATCCGGCAGGGACACACGCAGGTCAGGATTTTGCTACCCGGGATCGTTATCGGCATGTTGTTGAGGATATCGCTAGAGATAGCCCCCATCGCGAGTGGGAGGTAACACGCGAAGCCATTGATCTCGCTCAGGGAGCGGCAAAGCGACTTGGCCCCCATGATCGAAGTGCACATGTGGGCTGCTACCTCATTGATCAAGGTCGCCCAAGCTTAGAGCAGGCCGTTGGCTGTTGTTTGTCGTGGAAGACGCGAGCCAGCCGGATGGGCGGGCCTCATCGCCTGTTTTTGTATCTTACCCCGATTCTGTTACTTACCTCTCTAACTGCAACACTGGTGCAGTTTCCGTTTGGTGGATTTGTACCGGGAGACTGGCGCTATTGGTTATTCGCTATAACCGGTTTTATTGGCGCCTCAGGGCTGGCGGTTTCTTTGGTAAACCGCGTTGTAACCACGTTCCTGCCGCCGGGCGGGTTACCGCGCCTGGATTTTTCGAAGGGTATACCAGATAGCGAACGCACTATGGTGGTCGTTCCTACATTGCTCTGCCGGACGCAGGACGTGGATGATCTGCTTGAAGCACTGGAAATTCGCTATCTCGGCAACCGTGATCGCAATCTGTTTTTTGCCCTTTTGACGGATTGCCATGATGCATCGCAATGTTCTCTGCCCGAGGATGAGCCGCTGCTTGAATACGCGCGTGTAGCGATTGATGTGCTCAACGCGACCTACAGCGACGATCGCCCTTGCATCTTCTATTTGTTTCATCGGCCTCGGGTTTGGAACCCAGTCGAGCGGGTATGGATGGGGTATGAGCGTAAGCGCGGCAAACTGGAGCAGTTTAATGCTCTGCTGAGGGGCGAGGGGCAAACGGCATTTTCGGAAAGAATCGGTGATCCATCTATCCTCGAGTCGATCAAGTATGTCATTACGCTGGATACTGACACCCAACTGCCACGGGATTCAGCACGCGCACTGGTCGGTAATATGGCTCATCCGCTCAATCGGCCGGTCTACGATGCAAGCAAGGGGCGCGTCGTCGCGGGTTACGCGATCTTGCAGCCGCGTGCTTCGATTAGTCTCACCAGTGCAGGTCAATCAAGGTTCACAAAATTGTTCGCGGGCGAAGCGGGCATAGATCCGTATACCCGTGAAATATCGGATGTTTATCAGGACATCTTCGGAGAGGGATCGTTCATCGGCAAGGGTATCTACGATGTAGATGCGTTTCGCCAGGCCGTTGATGGTCGGTTTCCGAACAACCTCATTCTAAGTCATGACCTGCTGGAGGGTGGCTATGCGCGTTCGGCACTGGTGACAGATGTTGACCTCATTGAAGAGCATCCGGCCAGTTACACCCAGGAAACCAGCCGGAGGCACCGGTGGATACGCGGCGACTGGCAGCTTGCCGGTTGGTTGCGGTCGAGCGTACCCGGGCCGGGAAAAACACGGCAGCCAAACCCGCTTTCCGCCTTGTCTAGATGGAAAATCGCCGACAATCTACGCCGCAGCCTCGTGTCCCCGGCGCTGCTTTTTTTGCTGGTGGCTGGCTGGCTTCTAGGGCCGGGGCCTGCGTGGTTTTGGCTATTGCTGGTCGCCAGCATTGTGTTTGTGCCAGCGCTATTCGGAATTCTGATTGAATTCATCCGTAAGCCTGAAGAACGAAACTGGCGGCTGCATCTGATTCTGGCCAGTCAATCTGTGCTTCGCCCGCTCTTTGTGACCATGCTCGCGTGGGTTTTTCTGCCCTACGAAGCGTTGGTTTCTCTTGATGCGATTCTGCGCTCAGGTATACGCATGCTGTTTACTCAGCGCGGCTTGCTGCTTTGGCAGCTTAGATCTTACGGCGTTCGCAACGCTCGAAAAACACCGGTCGATTTTTTCAGGGAGATGTGGGGCGCGCCGACTGTGTCGGTGCTCTTGGCGATTGCATTGTGGCAGACCCGTTCGGCTGAGTGGATATACTGGACGCCCACCCTTTTGGTGTGGCTGTTGTCGCCCATCATCGGTTGGTGGATCAGTACACCCTTACAGACACCGGATTCGAAGTTGACGGCCGACCAGCGGGCCTTCCTGCGCATGTCGGCTCGCCGCACATGGCGCTTTTTCACGGACTTTGTATCTCCGTTGGATAACTGGCTGCCTCCCGATAACTTTCAAGAATACCCGGTGCCAGTCATCGCATCCCGTACTTCGCCCACCAACATAGGTATGGCGCTGCTTGCTGATCTGGCAGCGTACGATTTTGGATACATTCACGCCGGTGAAGCCCTGAGCCGGATCGAGAACACGCTGCTGACGATGGAAAAGCTGGAGCGCTTCCGTGGCCACTTCTATAACTGGTATGACACCCGCACCCTACAACCGCTGCGCCCAAATTATGTTTCTTCAGTGGACAGCGGCAACCTCGCCGGTAGCCTGCTGACATTACAGGCGGGGCTGGCCGAGCTAAAAGATGCGCCAATACTGTCGGAAAATGCGTTTCAAGGGTTGCAGGACACCCTGCATGTGTTTACAAAATATGTATCTGCGACACTCGCCCAAGAGCTTTCGGACAAAATTAGCCTTCTTGACGACACCCTCCGCGTGCTGATTATTTATGGGCCACCACAAACGTTGATCGCCACTGACAGCGCCCTAAGTGAGCTTCATCGTATTGGGGGCCTGGTTGCTTGGTTGCCCATAGATACCAATACCCGTTCCGAACTCTATTACTGGGCACGAGCTTTCGATCAACAATCCCTAGCGTTGCGAGACGATCTTCGCGAGTTAGCGCCGGAACCCGGGTATTTCGATACCATGCCGACACTGTTAACTCTGGCCGGGGCTGGCGGCCCAGGCTACAAGAGCGCGATTGAGCGGCTCAGGCGTATCGATAGTCTTGTAGGTCGATGCCGGGAACTGGCTGTGATGGATTTCGAATTCCTATACGATACCGCGCGCAGCTTGTTGACGATTGGCTACGATGTGGGTGAGCGGCGTCGGGATCCTTCGTGCTACGACCTGCTGGCATCCGAGGCGCGTCAGGCCAGTTTCCTTCTTATCGCGCAAGGACAGGTGCCACAGAAGCACTGGTTCGCACTTGGTCGATTGTTGACCAGTCATGGCGGCGACGTGAGCCTGATTTCTTGGAGCGGCTCGATGTTTGAGTACCTCATGCCGCAGTTGATCATGCCGAGCTATGAGAACACCTTGTTGGATCAGACCTGTAAGTCTGTGGTCTCGCGCCAGATCGAATATGGCCGACAGCGTGCGGTGCCTTGGGGTATATCCGAGTCCTGTTATAACGCCTCGGACATGCACCAAGTGTATCAGTACCGAGCGTTCGGCGTGCCCGGGTTAGGCCTCAAACGCGGGCTGGGGGACGATCTGGTTATTGCGCCTTACGCCAGCGCCTTGGCACTGATGGTGATGCCGCTGGAAGCCTGTCGAAACCTGCAGGTATTGGCGGAAAACGGTTTTCTGGGCAACTACGGGTTCTACGAAGCGATTGATTACACCCCTTCACGGGTGCCGCAGGGCAAGCAGCATGCCGTCGTGCGCACTTTCATGGCACACCATCAGGGTATGAGCTTGCTCGCTTTCGAACATCTATTGCTCGATCAGCCTATGCAGCGCCGTTTCATGTCCGACCCCTTAGTTCGGGCGACACAGTTGTTGCTACATGAGCGGGTGCCGAAGCAAGGCGCCACCTTGTATCCACATTCGTCGGAAGTCAGTGCGGCTGCTCGTCCTCCCTCAGCCGAAGCCGACGCGATAATGCGTGTTTTTACCGACCTAAACACACCGCTGCCTGAAGTACATTTGCTATCCAATGGCAGGTATCATGTCATGGCGACCCATACTGGTGGTGGGTACAGCCGCTGGCAGGATCTGGCGGTCACCCGTTGGCGTGAGGATGCCACGGCCGACAACTGGGGCGCTTTCATCTATTTGCGCGATCGCGACACAGGACGTTATTGGTCAACGGCGTATCAGCCAACACTGCGCAAGCCAGAGCATTATGAGGCGATATTTGTTAAGGCGCGCGCTGAATACCGCCGCCGAGATGAAGCTATTGATTCGCATACCGAAATCAGCGTATCGCCGGAAGATGATGTTGAGATCCGCCGGGTGACACTCACTAATCAGTCTTCCAAGATTCGCCACATCGAGGTAACAAGTTACGCAGAGGTGGTGCTGGCACCTTTGAATGCTGACTTGGCCCATCGAGCTTTCAGCAATTTGTTCGTTCAGACTGAAATTCTGCCTAAACAGCAAGCAATTCTCTGTACACGGAGGCCACGAACACCGGGTGAGCAGGTACCCTGGATGTTTCATTTGCTGGCGGCACCTGACGCGAATATTGATCAACCGTCGTACGAGACCGACCGCAGCCGGTTCATTGGGCGGGGTCGTACGGCTGCCAATCCAACAGTACTGGATCACATTGATAAATTGCCTCGCAGCTCAAAAGGCCTGATTAATGAGGGTGCGCACCGCTTGTCGAACTCGGCGGGGCCTGTGCTCGATCCGATAGTGGCAATCCGCAGTACACTCACTCTAGAGCCTGACGAGTCGGCCTCTGTGCAGCTCATCTCCGGTGTCGCGGACACGCGAGAAGCGGCCCTGGCGCTGCTTGAGAAATACTGCGACAGGCATTTCATTGACCGCGCCTTTGAAATGGCCTGGTGCCAAAGTCAGGAGGTGCTGCGCCTTATCAACACGACGGAAGCCGATGCGCAGGTTTATGCTCGTTTGGCCAGTTCCGTAATATACGCTCATGCCCTGCGCCGCGCCGCGCCTAGCATGATTGCTCGCAATCAGTCGGGGCAGTCCGGGCTGTGGCGTTTCGCCATTTCCGGCGACTTGCCGATCGTTCTTCTGCGAATTGGCAACCTGAACCGCATTGATTTGGTGAAACAGATGCTGCAAGCCCATGCCTATTGGCGGATGAAGGGCTTGAGTGTGGATTTGGTGATTCTGAACGAAGATTTTTCGGGCTATCGGGCGGATCTGCAGGATCGGATCATTGGTTTGATCAATACCGGGCCGGAAGCGGAAATCATCGACAAACCGGGCGGTGTGTTTGTGCGGCGCGCCGATGAGCTTTCCGAAGAGGATAGAGTGCTGTTCATGACGGTTGCTCGCGTCGTAATAACCGATACCGCCGAAACTTTGGCTGAACAAGTTGGGCGCCGTGCGTTGGTGGAGCGTGTTCCGGATCGTCCGCTACCTTTTGCGCAAACCGTTGTTGAGCCAGAAACCGAACGCGCTCAAGCCCTGCCGGCTCACGAGCGCATTTTTTGTAATGGTTTGGGTGGGTTCACGCCGGACGGGCGCGAATACGTTATTACCCTTGAGCCGGGGCAGACCACACCGGCGCCATGGGTTAACGTTATTGCCAGCCCTTACATAGGTACGGTCGTCAGTGAGAGTGGGGGTGTCTATACGTGGGTTGAGAACGCCCACGAATTCCGCCTTACCACCTGGCACAATGATCCGTTGAGCGACAGCAGCGGCGAGGCGCTGTATATCCGTGATGAGGACACGGGTGCTTTCTGGTCGCCGACGCCAATGCCCGCTCCAACTCACAGCCAGAGTGCTTCAGGCTACGTGTGCCGGCATGGGTTTGGTTATAGCGTATTTGAGCACGACGAAGCCGGTATCTACTCGGAGTTGGCGACTTACGTCGCCATGGATGCACCGGTGAAGCTTGTGGTCGTCAAACTACGCAACCATTCCAGTCGACCAAGGCGCATATCGCTTACTGGCTATTGGGAACTGGTGCTTGGTGAATGGCGTCACGCCAATTTGATGCACATAGTAACCGAGAAGGATCCACACAGCGGTGCGCTTTTTGCACGCAACGCCTATGGCCGTGAATGTGCCAATCGAGTCGTCTTCGCCCACGTAAACCATGATGGTATAGGCGAGCGCGTGCAGACATTAACGGGTAACCGCAGTGAGTTTATCGGCCGCAACGGTTCGCTGACGAGTCCCGCGGCGCTGCACCGTACGCATTTGTCAGGCAGGGTTGGTGCGGGGCTGGATCCCTGCGCCGCGTTGCAGACACAGATCGAATTGGCTGAAGACCAAGAGCGCGAAATTGTGTTTGTATTCGGTGCAGCTAGCAACACCGATGAGGCGCAGCACTTCATTCAGCGCTTTAGCGGACCAGCGGGCGCCCGGGAGGCCCTGGAGTCGGTCTCGGAATACTGGAGCCATACTTTGGGTGCAGTGCAGGTGGAGACTCCGAACCCAGCGATGGATGTGTTCGTAAACGGCTGGTTACTTTACCAGACCCTGTCATGCAGGCTTTGGGGCCGCAGTGGCTATTATCAATCTGGTGGCGCCTTCGGTTTCCGTGATCAGCTGCAAGACACCCTGGCACTGATTCATGCCACGCCTTTGCTTGCTCGTGAGCAGCTGCTTAGATGCGCAGGGCGCCAGTTTACTCAGGGCGACGTACAGCACTGGTGGCATCCTCCCAGAGGACAAGGCGTGCGCACCCATTTTTCTGATGATTATTTGTGGCTGCCCTATGCCACGTGTCGTTATGTATTGGCCACCGGCGACACTGACGTTCTCGAGGAGCAGGTGCACTTCCTGGAAGGGCGTGAGTTGTATCCGGATGAAGAGGCTTATTACGACCAGCCCCAGCGTTCTGCGGAGTCGGCAAGCTTATATGAGCATTGCGTGCGAGCTATCAAGCACGGGCTGCGTTTTGGTGTGCATCAGTTACCACTAATGGGTTGTGGCGACTGGAACGACGGCATGAACCTTGTTGGTCGGCACGGTAAGGGTGAAAGTGTTTGGCTGGCCTGGTTTCTGTATGAGAATTTGCAGCAGTTTGCCCGTTTGGCACATGAACGGGGCGACACAGGCTTCGCCGAATTGTGCAGCGGGCAGGCCGAACGGCTCGTAGGAAATATTGAAGCCCATGCCTGGGACGGCGACTGGTATAAGCGCGCGTGGTTTGATGATGGCACGCCTTTGGGGTCATCCGAAAACGACGAATGTCAGATTGATTCGATTAGCCAGAGCTGGGCAGTTCTGTCGGGCGGAGGCGATCCCAAGCGTGCCCGTCAAGCGATGGCATCAGTAGACCAGCGACTGGTGCGCCGAGATGCTCAGTTGATCCAGTTGCTCGATCCACCCTTCGATAAATCCGTCCTTGAGCCGGGTTATATCAAGGGCTACGTTCCGGGCGTTCGCGAAAACGGCGGCCAGTATACCCATGCTGCAATCTGGGCCACGATGGCATTTTCCGAGCTGGGCGACCGAGAGCGCGCTTGGGAACTTTTCGATATGCTCAACCCTGTCAATCACAGCAGTGAGCCGGATGCGATGGAGCTCTACAAGGTCGAACCCTACGTTATGTGTGCTGACGTTTATGGCGCACCGCCGCATACAGGCCGAGGCGGCTGGACCTGGTACACGGGAGCTGCGGGTTGGATGTATCGGCTGGCCGTGGAAAGCCTTCTAGGCCTGAAACTGGAAAAGGATCATCTGATTATTACGCCGTGTGTGCCGGAACATTGGGATGAATACACCATCCATTACCGCTATCGCGAAACGCTTTACCACATCACCGTTAAATGCAACGGCGAACAATCGGAGCAGGCAGGTCAGGTGATGCTCGATGGTGCTCGGGTCACGACGATAAGTGAAGATCGGGCAGGGGGTTTGCAACATATAGTGCCCTTGATGGACGACCAGCGGGAGCACCATGTTGTCGTGCACGTGCGCTAA
- the tadA gene encoding tRNA adenosine(34) deaminase TadA — MPESEKNDEYWMARALELAAKGALLGEVPVGAVIVRNGEELGAGYNTPITGCDPTAHAEICALRDAAARAENYRLTGATLYVTLEPCTMCVGAIVHGRISRLVYGACEPKAGAIESARRTLDEPNLNWQVEAVGGILVDDCSRMISDFFSRRRAEIRQRRKQDSWKE, encoded by the coding sequence ATGCCCGAATCAGAGAAAAACGACGAATACTGGATGGCGCGTGCGCTGGAGTTGGCGGCCAAGGGCGCTTTATTAGGTGAAGTTCCTGTAGGTGCGGTTATTGTTCGCAATGGTGAAGAGCTGGGCGCTGGGTATAACACACCTATTACCGGGTGTGATCCTACTGCTCACGCTGAGATATGTGCATTGCGTGATGCGGCAGCGAGAGCTGAGAATTACCGGCTGACCGGAGCAACCCTCTACGTTACGTTGGAACCCTGCACCATGTGTGTGGGTGCCATTGTTCATGGCCGCATTAGCCGGCTTGTTTACGGCGCCTGCGAACCCAAAGCGGGTGCGATAGAATCTGCACGCCGAACTCTGGATGAACCCAACCTGAACTGGCAAGTAGAGGCGGTGGGTGGCATTCTGGTGGATGATTGCAGCCGGATGATCAGTGACTTTTTCAGCCGCCGGCGGGCCGAAATCCGGCAGCGGCGCAAACAGGATTCATGGAAGGAGTAA
- the galE gene encoding UDP-glucose 4-epimerase GalE gives MKVLVTGGAGYIGSHVVRQLAEAGHDIVVFDNLSTGYRWAVTAGELVVGDLANEAEIDQVFSEHEFEAVLHFAANIVVPESVTNPLKYYSNNTRNTLNLLKAVDKHKAPYMVFSSTAAVYGMPEQTVLTEDLPLAPINPYGASKMMSERMIIDLAAASSLNYVVLRYFNVAGANPDGLLGQATPEATHLIKVACECVTGQREGMSVFGTDYDTRDGTCVRDYIHVEDLASAHVMALDYMAGGGESKVMNCGYGRGFTVQEVIDVVHRQSGVDFPVEKAGRRAGDPDALMADNSLIKKTLGWKPAYDDLETIVGTALAWEAIWQKKKAAASQ, from the coding sequence ATGAAAGTATTGGTAACCGGCGGGGCCGGATACATTGGCAGCCATGTGGTGCGACAACTGGCAGAAGCCGGTCACGACATCGTTGTTTTTGATAATCTTTCGACGGGTTACCGCTGGGCCGTTACCGCCGGTGAGTTGGTGGTGGGTGATCTGGCGAATGAGGCCGAGATCGATCAGGTCTTTTCAGAGCACGAGTTTGAAGCGGTTCTGCATTTTGCAGCCAATATTGTGGTTCCGGAGTCCGTTACCAACCCGCTCAAGTATTACAGCAATAACACTCGCAATACCCTGAACCTGCTCAAAGCCGTCGATAAGCACAAAGCGCCGTATATGGTGTTTTCTTCAACCGCTGCAGTTTATGGCATGCCCGAGCAGACGGTTCTTACGGAAGATCTCCCGCTTGCCCCGATCAATCCTTACGGCGCATCCAAGATGATGAGCGAGCGGATGATTATCGATCTTGCAGCCGCTTCCAGTCTGAATTACGTGGTGTTGCGCTACTTTAACGTGGCAGGCGCCAATCCTGATGGGCTGCTCGGCCAGGCAACGCCGGAAGCGACTCATTTGATTAAGGTTGCCTGTGAGTGTGTAACCGGTCAGCGCGAAGGAATGAGCGTATTTGGCACCGATTACGACACCCGTGATGGCACCTGTGTGCGTGATTATATTCACGTAGAAGATCTCGCCAGTGCCCATGTTATGGCTCTGGATTATATGGCCGGGGGCGGGGAGTCAAAAGTGATGAACTGCGGTTATGGCCGCGGGTTCACGGTGCAAGAAGTTATTGATGTGGTGCACAGACAATCTGGTGTCGATTTCCCCGTAGAGAAAGCGGGCCGTCGAGCTGGTGACCCAGACGCACTGATGGCAGACAATTCATTGATCAAAAAAACCCTGGGCTGGAAGCCTGCCTATGATGATCTGGAAACGATTGTTGGCACTGCTCTGGCCTGGGAAGCAATCTGGCAGAAGAAGAAAGCTGCGGCTAGCCAGTAA